In Sorex araneus isolate mSorAra2 chromosome 11, mSorAra2.pri, whole genome shotgun sequence, the sequence gttcaatcccgatcccggcatcccctatggtcccctgagcaccgccagtgttaattcctgagtgcagagccaggaataatcgctgggcattgctgggtgtgacccaaaaaacaaaaacaaacaaaaaagaacttccggggctggagcgatagcacagcgggtagggcgtttgccttgcacgcggcagacccgggttcgaatcccagcatcccatatggtcccctgagcacggccaggggtgattcctgagtgcagagccaggagtaacccctgtgcatcaccaggtgtgacccaaaaagcaaaaaaaaaaaaaaaaagaacttcctcACAAGGCAGATAGGATTCCCAAAGCcctgaaaaaaaacccaaatggctGGGAGAGTGGTACCCTGGAGGTGAGTTTCAAGACTGATTTCTCCTTCCCATCCATTTCCTAAATGCCCCACATCCTCCAAACTTTGCAATTCCAAACATCACTTACACATTACAAAATTCAAATGTCCCCGCTGTGTTTCAGAGGAGAAAACTTTGTAGATCATTTCCCCGCCTCTCCTTAACCAGCAACACTCATGAAATTAGACACAGACATGATGGAAATACCCTGAATGGCTTATGCCATATAGTAATTCATGGGAAATAGACATGTCGGACATTCCAATCACCAAAATACATAGTTCTCACACATATTTGGTCTTCAGTTTTGTGCTCACAGCTTCTAAAAGCTTTGGAATTTCCTAAGTATTGAGAGTGTTAAAGGTATCTGATTAtactaacaaaaataatttagggaAAATGGGGAGGGGTGTTCCTGTGAAACCAACAATGAGATCTGGAGCTTTCAGTCACACCTGACCTCTTGGGagaagagtggggctggagattgAGCTTAAAGTCTGTGAGTTAATGTCATGTCCATGTGGTGCTGCCTTAAAGTCAAAAGTGGGGATTTCAGAGTAAAAGCAGCTGGTGAGCACAAGGCAACTTGGAAAAAAGGCTTGCCTTGGAAGGGTATGGAAACTCTGCCACTTGCCTTTACACATTTATACCAGGCTGTTCTTTAGTTAGATCCTTTGTCATCCAGTCAACTGAGTGAAAGGATTTCCAGTTTTGATGGGGACTACTCTACCTAATTACattggcgggggggaggggaggagggggaacacgtggcagtgctcagggcttactcctggctctgtgctcagggatcactcctggtggggattgggggtccatatggggctccagggattgaacccagcgtgcaagacaagcaccctaccctctgtactatctctctggccccaacggCTCTAGCTAACTAATCCAACCTGTGAAAGAATCCGATTTATAATCTGGATTTGAGATGTGGGGAGACGGGagacctctcccacccccactgcatGTGAGGTGCAAAATGCCAAAAATACAGCTTAGAGAAACATCGAGGCTTCTCCCAAacctggcttttctttttttaatgcatttgcttaatttttttattcattattattattttgcttttatgggtcatacccagcaatgctcaggggttcctcctggctctgcactcaggagttactcctggaggtgctcagaggaccatatgggatgccagggattgaacccgggtcagatgcaagcaaggcaaacagcttaccACTgtacatcactctggccccagccctggctcttTGTACTCACCTCTGCTCCTGGGTTTCTGTGTACACATACACCCAACCACTCACAAGTACACAAAGAGATTCCTAGGCACACAGGAAATAAAGCATAAGAGGAGTTTTATTCTTTGATGTATGGCCCTTCTAAAGAGATGGACTATTTTGCCCCCAAGATTCAATGCATAGATATTTGACTCACAACTTGTGGTCATGTTGAGACCTAGTGCTGAGGGCCCCCTGGTGGTGAGGAAAAGAAGCAGGAGGCCACTGGTCATTCATTCAGTGTCCTTTCATAGTATTAGTTTTCATTGGTTCACATATatcatatcaatttttaaaacctCTAGGTATAAAAAATTCTAATATACCAGaggacaaaaatgaatgaaaaagttAAATGAGTTGTGCACCCAATTTTCAGCTTCTATTTGGAATCAGTAAGTGAAGTGATTTTTGATAAATCCCATTTTCCTGAAAAATGACCAGAGGAAATTTTGAGGGAAGATCAAAGTTTCATGTATCTCCTActtacattttattctttctctttccttgttttgtggttctagggactgaacctggactCTACCACTGAGATCTATCCCTGGCCACTCTGAGTGGTGCCAGGAACCATGTGATATCAGAGATTGAATTTGGGGCCCTACATGAGAAACCAGGAACTATTTCTCTGGGTTGGGGATTGCCTTTTTAAGCCAAGAGTCTGttaacctttctttctttcattttttttttttttggagggggtttcatacccagcagtgctctggacttacttctggctctatgcttaatAACCATTTTTTATCTCACATGTTGTGTAGCCAtaagcattgaaaaaaaaaaaaaaaacaaaaacagaaagaagtctCCAACATTCCTACTGTAAGCCCAGGAGGTATGATGTGTCAGCCCAGAGGCATGAGCCAGCCTACTGCGGAGGAACTTCAAATATGGGTCTCAGCGGCAGGGACACCACGGCCGCTGGCAATGGGAACCCATCGCCAAGCGGGGACCAGAAAATCTTTTCACCACAAAACAGTCATTTAGTCACTCATGTCCACAGGGGTCAGGTCTACCAGTGAATAGTATACCTGATACTTCTACCCCTCAGGATGGCATTTCTCGGGGTGAGTGGAACCTGCCTGGCCAGGCGGCTCTGAGACTTCCAGTGGTACTTAACTCCAGGTGCACACAATTGTCATTTAGAGCACAGAAATAATGGGGGACTCTGTACAAGGTGAGGGGTAGGGGGTCAGGATGGAAACACTTCACTCTGTCTTCCATGTCAGGGACGCTctagactctgtgtgtgtgtgtgtgtgtgtgtgtgtgtgtgtgtgtgtgtgtgcaaggggaGGTAGGCAGGGGGGGCACAGTCCTTAGGGTACTGCAACAGATCCCAACCACACAGAGGCATTCATCACTTGTCGTTCTCCTCCTCTGGCAGAGGGAGGTGCCAGTCTGCAGGGGGCTTCTGCCTTGGGGTCCACACCAGTCCATGTTTCTGTGCTGCCTGGACTCTTGAACGTTCGCTGTTACAGAGGGACCGCTGTGCAAAGGAGACCACAGTCACTTACTGTCTTTCTGTCCCCCACAGCATCCCTGGAAACTCCCTTTACCTCCACAACCTCCCAGACACAGATGAACACAGTAAGTGGTACACACCACTTTGAAACTTGGCTGCCTCCACCTAATGAACTTGGACACTTGTTTTCTCCTAGTCTCCCATTTTGGAACTTGAAATGTAGCTTTATTGCCTaattacttcttcttttttttttttttggtcacacccagcgttgcacagaggttactcctggctcatgcactcaggaatcactcctggcagcgctcaggggaccatatgggatgctgggaatcgaacctgggtcaactgcgtacaaggcaagcgccctacccactgtgctattgctccagccccacctagtTACTTCTTTAGGATAAGTTTTCATAGGTAAAAACTGCAGAGACAAAAGACATGCATTTACAGGTAGGTAACCCGAAAACTTTACTCCTGACTTTCCAATCCCCTGTAGGCACTTCTGACACCCAACTGAGCGCAGACCACTAGCTGCTTATATGTCAGaccatttggttttcttttattttctcctttttttttttttttaaagtttttgggccaggtgttactcctggttctttgctcaggaatcactcctgttggtgctcaggggacaatataggattcTGGGCataaatctgggtcggctgtgtgccagacTAGTGCTCTACCtatgtactacctctctggcctctggttttcttttcttttttttccttttattttttaaaaaaaattattatttttaacttttttattgaatcactgtgatagacccttacaaagctgttcatgattggatttcagtcatagtgttctaacacccatccccccaccagtgtccattacccagtaccagtgtctccaggttccctcccattatccACCAACCCCCCAGTTTTCTTTtacaattaaatttctttttcaagcTTTTTTGCACGTTTCTCTATTATGAAATCATTAATTTcattggggagtgggggagagaggtggccacaccctgcaatgatcaggtatcactcctggggctgctcaggtGGACTGAGCAGtggtggggatagaacctgggtacgccgcatgcaaagcaagcaccttacctcctatactatctctctctggccctcattactctttttaatactgaaaatagttttattaggaaaatatgggagagaagaaagaggaggaaacctcatgaagtaaaagaaaattttacacaTCCCAAGTTGGGATGTAGGCAATAACAAAATGGCATATACCTCTTACCTCATTCCTATTTTGCTtaccaataaatgagcttcatggaggaagagtttttattttgtgtatgtgtgtgtgcgtgtgtgttgctgggaactgaatccaggttTCATGCACGCAAGGTACTTACCTTGCCACTGAACTATATAACTATGATTCATATATGAGgtctttggaaaattaaaaagttcaCAAATTttgggccaaagcgatagtacggcagatagggcgtttgccttgtacttggccagcctgggtttgatcccaagcatgcatcccatatggtcccccccgcaagcaccaccaggagtaattcctgagtgtggagccaggagtaacccctgagcattgccaggtgtaacccagagagcaaaaaaagaaagaaagaaagaaagaaagaaagaaagaaagaaagaaagaaagaaagaaagaaagaaagaaagaaagaaagaaagaaagaaagaaggaaggaaggaaggaaggaaggaaggaaggaaggaaagaaagaaagaaagaaagaaagaaagaaagaaagaaagaaagaaagaaagaaagaaagaaaaaaaatgttcatcaattttgccATATAGGTTTATAGGTTTCAAGCTAACTTTCCCAATTTTTAAGACTTCCACCCACTATGAATTTATCAGCTTTTTCTTTTATACAACAATTGGGTTTATCAGCTTGTTTGTTTCAATAATCCTGTTTTTGTGGGGCCATTCTCGGCactactcaggggactgtatgtggtgctaaggtcagctacatgaaaggcaagtgccacaacctgtgtgctctctctctggccccacaatcataaacatttaacaacaacaacaaagccaacaaaacaaaacaaaaaataactgctGAAGCAGTGGCCAGTCCTGCTGGCTCCCCTTCTGGCACTCACGTCCCCTGCACCCTCACAGATCCTCTCCATCCTGCTCCCCGCAAGGCCTTGGCCAAAGAGCCACAGTATTCTAGACTGCTGGGGTTCTGTTCTCATATCTTCTGTTTCCCAGGAGTGGCAACATAGGCTGGGGCTCAAAGGGTTGGAAGGAAACCGATAAACTCCACACGGTCCTGTTCGCAGCGCCCCTTAAGCACCGAGCCAGGGATAGCCCCCTGTAGagactggtgtggcccccaatcaacCAAAAAAGTGCCCAACATAAATATCTGCTGAATGGATGGAGAGACAACTGAAACCACCTCCTAGACCCTCCATGATACACTCTCCCATTCGGGTGGGTCAGACGGAAAGAAATCAGATCAACAGAGTTTAGGCCAGAATCAACGCAGGTAGCTCTCCATGCTCTACCTTTCCCTGGAGGTCCCCCGCCTCGCTCCTCCTTAAGtgaccctctcctctccctccaagCACGCCCCTCCTCGCTTCTGTCCTTCGTTCTTCGGTGAAGTCGGAATGCCctgttgattttttcttttccttttgggtcacacccggcaatacacaggggtcactcctgactctggactcaggaattacccctggcagtgctcaagggataggatgctgggaaacgaacccgggtcggccgcgtgcaaggcaaacgccctacccgctgtgctatcgctccagccccgccccgttGATTTTTGATATTTCTCAAAAGAAGGGAAACCCCAGGCGGGGAAGGGCCCGTAAATGCTGAGCGCGGGAGCCTGGCGCTGCACTTCACGTGGGGcaccctgggcctgccccgcGCACCTGGGCCTCGGCGCTCCGGCGCTCCTCCCATTCGCGGCAGCTGGCCAGATCGCGCCGCCACTGCTCGCAGTCCGGCCGCTCTCCGTGGACGTAGTAGTGGTGCAGAAAGTGCCGGGCGCTGCGGCAGAGCTTCCACTCGGCGCGGTAGGCCTCGCAGGGGCGCGGCGGCTGCAGGGAGAGACGCGCCCGAGAGCCAGAGGGGCTGCGCCCCCACCCCGCGGCCACATCCCACCCGCTCGCGAGGAACTCTTGATAAACCAGTCCCATGAGATGTCCACAGTCCCGGCGCTCACACTTACCCGCCAGCCGCCGTCCTCGGCCATGTCCCGGCAACTGCCGAAAGGCCGCTCACCAATGGAGACTCAGAAAAGTCCGGAACAGGGCGGACTGACGGCCAAAGGAACCAATGACATCTTAGAAGTGACGTCGTAATCCCCGCCCTCCCCGACACGCGCCAATGAACAGGATGTCCGAGTAGGCTAGTTGAAAGGCAACCTCAGGTGGTGGGGTCGCCGCGACAGAGCCTTGGGAGCCCCAGAGATAAGTTGTCATTGGCCAGATGTCTCGCGGGTATAAGTTGGCTGTTTCTGAAGCAATGCAGTCAATGCCAGgtcctttcttctttgtttttgggccaaatcCTGCCGTACTGGGTTGTTATTCATTTGAACTCCAGCTCAGGGTCGTTTCTGGGCTTAGGAGATTCAACCTCTAGCACACCAGCCCATAGTTTATCTCCCAGGTCCAAAGagccagtttattttatttatttgtttatttatttatttatttttgccttttaggtcacacctggcaatgcacaggggttactcctggctctgcactcagtaatcacccctggtggtgctcagaagaccatatgggatgctgggaattgaacctgggtcgaccgcgtgcaaggcaaacgccctactctctgtactattgctccagccaggagCCAGTTCATTTTAGTAAGTATATACATACTACATACTAAGGCTTCCCCGAAGCTTCGGCTACAGTGGTCATCTTCCCAGTGTCCACTTTAGGCGTATGTGAACTCACAAAATTATCAGGGCTCATCGGACGTTAAATGTGTTGGTGGGGAGCTAAGATATAGGCTGACTTCCTGATTTACCTAGGCGTGGAAGTCTTGGTTTTGGCTGGGCCAAGGGGAGCACATCTAGCTATATTCAGGGttctatgctaagggatcactcttagggATCATCAGTGGTTACTTTGGGCCACAAGGCCTAGCCTTGGTCATAAAGATCAGTATTTAATGCTTCTCTGAGAATATGTAGGTAGACTCTGGGCTCCAAGAGCAATCTCTTCTCTGAGTATTGGATGGAGTGCCAGTACAAAGGGAGATTCCATGGGGATCAGAAGTGTGCCTTACCCCCACCCTGTCAGTCTCATTTCTCACTCTAGTGTCCAGAAGTCCCAGAGGACTTATTTCAAACCATACTGTACAACAAATGTCACCTGCAAGCACTAGTGGTGTCCTTCCTCCAATGACTGGTGAGTTGTCCAGCCACCAATTCATGTGTATCCAATCAAACAGAGGCAACCTGGTTTTAATCATCAgctgttttattttgaggaacaAGAGATTTAAATAACTGGATTAACATGTCAGAATATATCACATAGTGAATATCTGAGACCAAAGACTATAGTTAAAAAATGACAGGCTAGCAGAACCTCAGATAACTTAATACAGTAAAACAGACTTGGGATACAGGGAAGGATAAAGAAGATACTGTTAGCACATTTTTGTTCTAATCACATTTGTGCGTTGCCACAAAATTGTTTCATTATAGAACATACTTGTTAAGGAACCAGTTATtttcatatgaaataaaaataaaagtggaaaggCATTTTGACTGGTTTTCTGAGCagttcttttgaagaaaaaaaaaactgaaacaacaaaacaaccttcTTCAAATACTTAAATTATAGCCAGAGTAATGGAATAAACACTTTATAGAGTATCTATTTAAACCCCTAGGCCTGAGGCAACTTCTAAGCTATGGACCaggaaaaagaaaggataaaCTGAAATAGAGAACACTTCAAATCAGAGCAATTAAACTCCCTCCACTGTCCTTTGTCAGGAAGTAGGAAGGAGGCTTTGGCTGTGAGTGAGTGGGAGTGGCCCTCTGAGCTGAAATTGAGAAGCTGAAATTGAGAAATTTCAATCTCTCAGGAACAGAGttggtttttctctttccccaaacCAAGCACACATCATGAAGTCTTGCTGTTTTACTTCAATGTCAAATGCGGTCATTTTTAGGTAACTCTAAGCAAACCAAAAGTCACAGAGCATCCAGATATAGTTTCATCCCGGTCAGAGCCAGTAACTAAAAGCCATTATGTTGCAATCGATTCTTTTATTTTCCAGTCAGCCAACAGTTCCAATTTAaggctttcttccttttttgcgtAAGGATTGTCCTTCTCCAGAGAATGCGACGAATCTGCCCCCAGCTTCATCCTAAATGTGaagatgaaatattattttctgaaactTCTAGAAGACTTACATAATGTTTAATTTTGCTTATTGTTTCCTACAATGCCTTCCATTTGTCCTGCGGTCTGTAACTGTCTGCAACATTTAATAACACATGGTGGGTAGTGTCCCCTGGGGCCTTCAGGCTTCCTTGTCTGCACTGGACATCCTTTCAGAGCTGTACATTTGGAGACTCCTTGTGACCCAGATCTAAGGTGACTACTAtctatttctctcatttttgtgGGGCATGTTATCAAGAGAGTACAGAAGTGCCTGCCTAGTATGTATCTGATCCTGAGTCCTGCCGGAAGAAACTCATGGACGATAGAGTGGGAAGTAATCCACAGCTGGGTATGGACCACAAACCCAACAAATATAAAAACTCATGCCCTGCATTTAGAGGAAACGACTTCATAATGGTTTCTTCTTCTTTGGCTTCTTTAATCTCTTCTAAACTCCTATAATTTGAATGTTACCATGTAAACTTGGTGCTTTCCAAAGTTGTTCTCCTGGGGTGAGCTGGGGCTTGTCAAACTATTCACAGCAAGTGACTCCTGCCTCCAATTACAGCATCAAGTCCAGATGTCTGGGTGTCAGGCAGAGGAAGGACACCAAAGGTGACAATATTCAGGTTATAGACTGCTCCTTCTCTTAATTTGCTTGTGCTATCCAAGGTGCTGATGCAACGTAGAAGGTCTAGACAGGCTTCAGAAAATAAGTCTCCAGCCTTCCCCGGGCTGGGAGAAGGCCCCCGAACAAGACAAGGGAAAGGAGGGTGCGGCGTTCTGTTCTGTGACAGACATTCCATTGTTAGCTCTCCTTTCCAGAGGTGCCTTTCAACTCTGCCATCTAAACCAACTGCCTCTTGGTTCTTTTCATAGCCTGTTTATACCAAGCTTTCTATGGCCACCTATGAGGTCAGTTACCATTTGTCCTGCTCTTATCACATTTAACTGCAACTGCCCACTCTTTCTTTTTGCTATCCATTTACTTTATAACCTGTTCCATGGCTTTATTGGGGTTTAAGGATGTAGTAGAGTTAGATATATAACTCCAGTCCCATTTTCAGCAAGAACTGTGCAGCCAGGAAGTAGCTTATGGCCTGACAGCCCAACCTGAATGATGCACTGTGCATCTGCCTTCCTTGCGCCCCTAACTCTCCACAAGTCCAGGACTTGCAGAGAAGGAACCAGAAATGCAGAGGGTCTCAAGTGCCGGTGTTCTCTAAACACAAGGAACATGCAGGTGTTTGTGCCATTCACAATTGTTGGGGTGTGAGTACAACATATGAAGGATGCACTGGGTTATGAGAGTTTTAGCTCCTAAAAGAAGTGCACccactatttacaacagccataatctggaaaaaacccgagtgcccaagaacagatgacctgctaaagaaactttggtacatctacacaatggaatactatgcagctgttagaaaagatgaaatcatgaaatttgcgtgtaagtggattaacatggagagtatcatgctgagtgaaatgagtcagaaagagagggacagacataggaagactgaacttatttgtggaatataaggtaacaaaatgggagactaacacctaagaatagtagagataaggaccaggaggattacatcacggcttggaagccagcctcacatgctgggggaaaaggcagctcagatagagaagggaccaccaagtaaaggatgctcaGAGCACCCGCTtgcgatgggagatgtgtactgaaagtagactatagactgaacatgatggcc encodes:
- the C11H22orf39 gene encoding UPF0545 protein C22orf39 homolog; this encodes MAEDGGWRPPRPCEAYRAEWKLCRSARHFLHHYYVHGERPDCEQWRRDLASCREWEERRSAEAQRSLCNSERSRVQAAQKHGLVWTPRQKPPADWHLPLPEEENDK